The region GTTTTAGCCGAGCCGCCGAGCAATTACAGATGGCCAATTCAGCCGTTAGCCGCACAGTAAAAAAGCTTGAGAATAAATTGGGTGTGGCATTGCTGACGCGCACAACGCGCCAACTCGCACTGACACACGAAGGTGAACACTACTTCCGACGCGTGCAAAAACTGATGCAGGAGATGTCTACTGCCGAGAATGAGTTGACGGAGCGTCAGCAAGCACCAAAAGGGGTCCTGCGCATCGATGCCGCTACACCGGTCATCCTGCATTTGATTCTTCCCATGATTAAGCCCTTTCGTGAGCGCTATCCTGACGTTAGCCTGTCGCTGATTTCATCTGAGAGTTTTATCAATCTGATTGAACGTAAGGTCGACGTGGCCATTCGCGCAGGCAACCTGACAGACTCAACTTTGCGGGCGCGCTTACTGTTTATTAGTTATCGTAAACTGGTAGCGACCCCGGCATATTTAGCGAAATATGGCGTACCTACTTCCACAACCGATCTTGCTCACCATGAATGCCTTGGCTTTGTTGAACCATTGCGTTTAAACCGCTGGCCAATTTCTGATAATGGCCGCGATCTCTATGACATTGAGCCGGGAATGTCCTCGAATAGTGGTGAAACTATCAAACAACTGTGCCTTGATGATCAGGGCATCGC is a window of Pantoea rwandensis DNA encoding:
- the yafC gene encoding DNA-binding transcriptional regulator YafC; its protein translation is MKASSEELKVFIAVVESGSFSRAAEQLQMANSAVSRTVKKLENKLGVALLTRTTRQLALTHEGEHYFRRVQKLMQEMSTAENELTERQQAPKGVLRIDAATPVILHLILPMIKPFRERYPDVSLSLISSESFINLIERKVDVAIRAGNLTDSTLRARLLFISYRKLVATPAYLAKYGVPTSTTDLAHHECLGFVEPLRLNRWPISDNGRDLYDIEPGMSSNSGETIKQLCLDDQGIACLSDYMVDSEIADGTFIEILAEQRVPVEMPFNAVYYSDLGVSQRVRVFIDFLSEWVNHQPWRMQG